CAATGTAcatgagaatggaaaagaaaagaaattaacataACGATAAGACACCCACTTAATTTATATACCCACGTTTGCAATCATGTTCCACAATGGTTAGACTAACCTAGATTACGTCAACCTTAATCTACTTCcaattatgttttcttttgtcGAGTCCACAAGCTTTAATTTGTTGATGCAACTAATCAACAAATTAAAGCGGCGGCCTTGATGAGGCACCCCTCTCCCGAACAATCACCGGCAAGCCGCCGTTCATGGTGGCAGTGAGACCTGGAGAGAACCGGGCTCCTTGGGCCGTGCCCACAACTCGGACGTCGAACCTCCGCACCAACGCGAGCGCCACGCTCTTCATCTCCACCACCGCCATCTCCTTGCCCAAACAAGCCCGAGGGCCGGCCTGGAACACTGGGTACTTGTACAGGCTCTCCGGACGAAACACGCCGTCCTGAAGCCACCTCTCGGGCTGAAACTTGAGGCAATCGGGGCCCCATATCCGCTCCATCCGGCCCATGGCGTACGGGTGGTACGTGACCCGGGTCCCACCTCCGACGACCGTCCCATCCGGCAGCACGTCGTCCGCCGAAGCAAACTTGGAATCGAACTGTACGGGTGGGAACAGTCGCATGCTCTCGTGAACAGCCGCATGCAGGTAGTGCATGCGCTGCATCTGCTCGTAGCTTGCCAGCACATCCCCGGTCGAGCCGTCCATGACCAGTTCCGATTCCTCCCGGATCAACCTCTCCACCTCCGGGTTCCGCGACAGCAGCCAGAAGAACCCGGTCAGGGCCGAGGCGACGGTGTCGCGGCCTGCCAGGAGGAAGCTGATCACGATGTCGCGGAGGTAAACGTCGTCGTCCACTGTGCCCATGAACCGGGACAGGAGGTCGTTGCGGGTGGCGAACGACCCGAGCCTCCGCCTCTCCCGAATCACCTCCTCCGCGAGGGCGTTGACCAGCTTGACCGCGTCCCTCAACCTCCGCGTTCGCTCCCCACGTTGAGCAGCCGCTTCGCTTTCCAGACCACGTGCGACACGTGCGCCGCGCGCTCGGCTGAGAGCCTCGACGCGAGGTCGAAGGCCAGAGCGAAGCTCGAGATGGGGAGGGAGAGCTGGAGACAACCCGGGTCGACCCCGAACGAGAACTTGCAAATGCTGTCGAACGAGAACCTCCGGAACACGTCTTGCAAATCCACGGCGCCACAGTCCATTCTCGACGTCAGGAGAGGGACAAGCCTGGTCTCGATCTCGCCTCTCACGATGTCAAAGGCGTAGGAGCGCACCGACACGCTcccgagctcgagcctcgccatcTTCCGCTGGAACAGCCACGACTCGCCGTCGGCGTTGAAGATGCCCCGGCCGAGAAGGTCGCCCAGGATGGCGTTGAAGGGCTTGCCCTTCGGGTAGTTGTCGAACCGCGCCCGgaggatgtgctcgacgttgcCCGGGTTCGCGGTGATGGTGTTGCGCAGGACGTGGACGTGGATGGTGCCGGTCGGGGAGTTCTGGAGGAGGTGGGTGTACCAGTCGCAGAGGTTGTCGAACTGGGACGACCATCTCGAGGAGAGGTAGCTCGCGCAGACGTCGCAGTTGCAGAGCGGCGCTTGCAAAGATCTCAACGagtagagcgagagagagaggagggcgaGGATGATGGCGAAGgtgaagaagcagaagcagactGTGGAGTGCATGGTGGGTGTCCAACCATAGTGAAGATAAACGCTCCATTGAGAAACAACTGCGgacgagagagaaggagagagattgttcagatgagatcaagagagaagaaaaatggaggcATTAAATACTGTGAGAGATAGTGGGGGAAGTGGGTCATTATGCATATAATAATGCCGGCTTTAGATCGACAGTGAGAgtgatttaaaaagaaaaatgattatctACTTGTTTATTAATCCATCGTGAGATTAATaatctaatttgaaaaaaataattacaaattattGTGAGTCAATTCCTTCAAAAATTTCCGGCAGCATAAGTCCAATACATACACCGGAGGAGTTTGTCAAGAAGGAATCAAAGTCCGACCTTGTTAACATATTCGGTATGGCTCACTTttattcaaaagcttaaacaaaTAAGTTATAGGtaaattatgatatattaattgctctacaccacatcaatttttcgatgtgagatttttctaacacaacttaaAATCCTATTATGAAAGTACACTTTGGAATAGTTCTTGCATACCAATTGAGTATATCATCTTTGCAAAGGAGATGTTTTAGGAAAACCATAAATGTGCTCTTTGTCTTGCACAATACGCATTTATCGCCATTAATTTGGATAGTTGATCGAATTTTCAAGTTACAACTATTCGATCAATGGAGATGCAAGTGGGGTACATAAAACAAGATTACACATGCTATTTTACCATGTAAAAGCCTGTAGGCTATTATCCGATTAGTTGGTCAACTTATCAAATTATAACCGCCCAATAAATTACGACGCATGTGAGTTGAGTTAGAAAAGATTATACATGTCATGCTCCGTATAATAATCATTTTATAAATTGATATAAGTTTCATAGACCCGGTTAGCTCCAGACTCTTTTAGCAAATTATTATTTATCGACTATATcgttaaaaatgaaagaaacatTTGATGTGATTACAAGACCATGAATATCCATACTCTTTAGTCTTTAAGTCAAACTTCAATCGTTAAAAGGTAAATGTTAACATTTCCTTGTCCACCGTGTTAAGTGTGCTTTGATAGGCTGAGGATGTAAAGGGTGGCATGATCCACGAGAGTACGTACCCCACGAACATAACCATAGTTTTCACGGACGCCGCGGCGCAAATGTCCAGTTTGAACTGTAACTAGACAAAAGCTAGAGTCATACTAGGCTCGTGACACAAATCTAAACTGTGCCATAGACGAGTGGGATTTCTTTGAAATCGAAAGGCGACCCAGGAATTCAAATTTTCGATTGAACGAGCCTTATCCAATTCGATCCACCATTTCGAcggtgggttttttttttttttgttgcaccCCTCCTTTGCTTTGAGATGCCATATAAAGCTTTTCGAAGCATATCTGACAAACTTGCAGACATGGATATTTTCTCTGGAGTTATCATGCGAGTGCAAGAACAACGCGTGCGATGAATTTCAGCAGCGCGTGGGTCGATGGAGGATTGAAAGAAGCTGAAGCGCGGTTCAAGGCAGCCGTCACGCACGTGCTTCAATCGCAAGCTGAGGCAAATTTGAAAGAAACCAAAGCGCGGCTCAAGGCAGCCGCCACGCGTGTGCTTCAATCGCAATGCGAAAAATTAtctgaaaaatcttaaatttaaaattgagttttaaatcttttaattttatcaactGAGTCATAATTCTTTTAcaaatttatcaattgagtcatgttGGTTGGAAATTGTTAAAATGAATACCGGTCATCTTACTTGGCACAATCGATACcgatataaatattttcttattaaaaaattcacattatttttttttttgtctctttgtttttattcttttcattgTGCTAGCGAGAGTCACTGACGACACTCATCAGCCAAGCCCAGATTGGGACGAGGATCGCCTTGCTTGTGACCCTTGCGcaacacaattgaaaaaaaaaaaacaatctacagaaaaaagaaaataaaaagatcaatttaaaaaaaaatatccacgtcggtaTTGGCCATGCTACATAGGATGACCGGCACCACATTAGTGATTTCCATCTAGTAGAACTTGATTAACAAATTGTCAGAAggttagaactcaattggcaaaattaaaaaggttatgACCGAATTGCGATGATGGGTtgaatgtctaattgttcagaCAGTAATGATAGTATCTTGTACCTGAGCTGGTGGCTCACTTTTTCTAAATAATGGGGAAGAGGATCGAAACATGTTACTAAAAGACTTTATTGAGACAAAAACGGGCTGCCAAGAACGTAGAGAAGGTAGGATGGATAGTTAATCAAATCTAGTATGAATTGTACATGAACGGTAGTTGGAGTTGGCAGCTCTCTCAAGGTTCTCTCATCTGAGATCCCTGAGAAAGAGGATCAAGTTGGTCCTTGCGAACAGCTTGATGCACTATCTCCATTCAATCCTTTGAATGAAATGCGataaaaggaaggaaaatcCATTGACCaagaaaagtacaatagattaaAGACTTTTTGTACAATTTTACTGCATGTAATATCTTCTTCTCTCCTCCTAATGTCGACTCCAACGTGGCACAAGTGTGGTGGCTGCAACATTGCGTGGCTCCAGAGATAGAGATGAGCCGGTTTTAGATTGTCTTTCTTATCAACTCCCATTTTGATCTTTAGAAGATTTAGGAATATCCAAAATACTAATGTTAAAACCAAATCATTAACCTTTTTCTCAATATCATAAGGTCAAATTACTTTGTACTGCGGTACACATATGCTCGTTATAGCATCGAGCCAAAAGCCGATTCCATAACCATTTGAGAGGTCCTCTATCCTCATTTGTTCTCCATACAATGCCTCGATCATTCTCGATCATCGATTCATTGAAAAAATAGAACAACTTTGATTGTTTCTCAAGTTATTTATTCTTTATGCACAGAAAATTTTtgtaatgaaagaaaataaattggtaaCGAGCACGGGCAATTCAACGGCTTCAATAAATAACCTATGTTATGATCTTGAAAAAGCCAATCGGGTCAATTTACAAGTTCCACATTGAAAAGATTCAGATCCAAATCAAGACCCGGTGGGCAATAAATTACTTGCTTGAAATACTCATGCCCGTCAATatttgttgactttttgggTGGAAAAAGCGAAATTAGGATCTTGCGGTGGGGCAGTGATCCAACCGCTGGCATTAAAACCAGCCTCTAAATGAAGTTAATTTACTTTAGTCATCACAACCtactttaacttttttttcattgagACAAGTTAAATCcgcaaatcataaaaattgaaatagTAGGTATACCAACCCGACACAATTCTAAATGGTTTACCTTAGTCATCACACCCTACTTTACCTTTCCTTAATTAACATAAGTTAAATCTGTAAACTATGATATTAAAATAGTAGGTCTATCGACCCGATACGATTCTAAATGATGTTCTACTTTAACTATTATAAGATCATAAGCTAAAATATACTTAAATATAACtataaaggtaaaaaaaattaatcaagtgAAAACGCTGGTCGATTTCATTCTTTCATATAAGGTGATCGGATAGGTGGGTCTAGCTCACAAGCAATAGTAAACGTCTTCCccaatctccttttcttttgttgatttacAAAACAGAgtgaaattcaaaaatatgcaAAGATTTGGGCAATAGCGTAAttcttacaaaaaatatttttttttatgaaaagttgatggactagattgaacatttaagaATGATTCAAGGATcattttgaacaaattaaaatatcaaGAACGACATTGCTCATTGTGCCAAAGTTTAGGAAATATTCATGTTATTTTCTTCCATAATCGTAAGATGGAATTAAAAAAGTAATGATGTGGCAAAATTccagataaatatgtcatattcTTGATAAACTAACTATTTATGTCTGTTTtcaccgaaaaaagaaaatatttatgtctgtagctttggtttttttcttttttgtaacgTTTTACTATTTGGAGCTACCAAGATGTCGTGTATCAAATGCGTGCATGTTATTCCCAAACAATCGCATGTGCATACCCTTCAATGATGGAAAGAATCTCTTGAATGTGCCCTATAACCAATGAAGAAACTACTCCTTAAAAGTAATCACCAACTGCTTGATGGAATCTCAACCATAAaacagttttgagttttttataaAACCTTATAGCGATGCCGGCCGTCTGTTTGTTTACGCAATACATATTCATACAACGCTATCCGACACGCGAGCTTTGACGGCATCCGTGCTTTGTTTTGTGCAAAGGATTCATATCTAACCCCCGACGGCATATGATCAAACAGTTGTGGTTCCACATGGTGGGTCTTCTCTTGATTTGTCTCTTTGCCCGCCGAATTGATGACATGATGCCGACCCCACTGACGACACGTGCGCATGCGTATTTGTAATGTGTTCGGTCTTAGTGAGTGGTTACGCCAGGAGGTGCGTCAGGTGTAGAGTACATGGTGCTGTGGAGATGTGGCTGATGACTCACACACACGTCAAATGGTCAGGTCGAGTTCAGAATGAGTCAGGTCATAACTAGCTCAACACCTGATTTGAATAGActcatttattgcaatgcaaatctatTAACTCATTCCTAACTCAAATCGACCTAActcatatttttaaaatactttcatattaattcaatttatgaaaattcataccaaaaaaggagaaaatgtgAAGTGAGTGAGCGCGAGATCAagtaaggaggaaaaaaattgaataaagagTTTTAGGCGTGGGTTGTgtctaaataagttgtaaacTCATTACAACCCATTTAATACTCATGTtatgtttaaattaatttatgactCATCTATTTAATATAATTAGCCCATATAACAACTCTATAAATCATGTATGGTTTGAGAAATGGGTTTACTAGGGACTGatgtaaaattttattttctttaccgCAGAATGCTATCATTCCTTGTTAAACATCTATTTGATCTTTAGCATGTATACGGTCTCTGAAGCACTCAGTTCCCGTTCTGGTCTGAAGATAGTTCTCGAATGCAGTAGCTAGAAGGCGTGTGACaatacttctgaagtaaaattTATGCTCTAGAAGTGAGTTCTCGGGGCATTGCCACAAAGGGGACACAGAGGATCCAAGGCCATCTTCCTTCTGaagagattttcttttgttgaaagGGCATTATTACAAGCACTCCGAAGGAAATAACGTACCTATGGATAGGTTTGGATCTGCCATAGGTTGGTCCATAGTTTCCTGGGTGGGTTTGTAAGATGAGAAAGCCTGTGTTATCGATTCCTTATCATCTAGTGGATGGATCTTACTATACCCTGCTTTAACAGAGTAGGTTCCTGCTCTATTACCGGTCCACGCCAAACACTCCTCCGAGGGATTCTGGCTACGTCGAATAGCCAAAATTTCCTGCCCTATATCCTCATTGAAAAGCTCTGCTATTAGCTGAGAGTTCCACTCATGCGTCTCCTAATTTATCAGGCCCGCTACCAACCGCCATTCTGAATGGCTCACTAGACCTTCAAATTTACCGGAGGGGAGCCACTTATCCTCTCTAATCTTAATCCTCATACCATCACCTACTGCCCATCTAGTCTCTGATACAATTACGTCTCCTCCTGCAAGTAGACTTTGCAACCCCAAAGATGGTCGGTGGCCTTTCTTATCTTGCCATACATCACCTTGAGGGAAATAAATTCCTTTCAAGATCTGACCCAAAGGGAGTTAGGGGCTTGAGCAAGGCGCCAAGCCTGTTTACCGAGCAACGCTTTATTAAAGGCGATCAGGTCCTTAAAGCCTAACTCACTCATGTATTTCCTGATCTTCAAATGCTCCCATCTCCTCCAATGAATTCCTTTCTTGTTAGCATTTTGCTTCCACCAAAAGGCAGCAATCTTCTGTTCAATCGCTCTGCATATAGAAATGGGTTGTTTAAAGATGGACATGGCGTACTGCGGCAAAACTTGAACTACTGTTTTGATGAGTATTTCTTTTCCTACCATTGATATAAGCTTTTCTTGCCACCCCTCCTGCTTCGAATACATCCTCGCAAGCACCCAATTGAACATATCTTTCTTGGTTTGGCCCCAATCTGATGGGATCCCTAAGCACTTGACTTTTTTCTCCAAGATGGGGACTCTCAATTTGTTAGACAGATTCCTCTTCAACGTTTATGGGCATCCCTTGCTGAAATAAATGCGCAAGTGGTGCTCCGAATTGAGCGAGGCCGCAGTTGCTGGGATCCTCCGGGACACCTTCGGGCCACTGATATCATGCTTCGCGAGGAAGATTCGAGCCCCTCCCACCTGTGTAGCGGAAGCCCTAGCCGTGCAGGAAGGGTTGGAGCTCCTATTGATAGTACGAAGTGGAAAGGAAACTAGAAGTCATCGTGGCTTAGATCTTCCGGTCTCAAGACTAGTGATTGAGACAGACTGTCTCTCAGTTGTATGATGGGTCTTGAATCTGGATGAAAGCCCGTGATTGTGAGCTCGATTATCAAGGACTGTAAAGCCTCAATGGACCAACTCAAACAAGTTGCTCTGACCCACTATCCTCGTTCCGCAAACCAAGCCGCTGACTAGGTGGCCAAGGCCCATCGCAATGACTCCCTCAACCCAAATTGGCTTATTAGGCCCCCTCAATACCTCTGGTTATTGATATGTTTGGATTGTGGTGACTCAAATGTTATCCTTTATATTATGACTATGAATGAAAGTAGtatgtttttttgtcaaaaaaaaaaaaattatagagcagaaattcgtttgacaaTGCAATTTATGGAATAGAAACCCGTTCGATTACgtcacttcatttttctatttctcgagcatttttttgctccaaaagtaattCTAGAGCCATTAAAAGaagtaaaataatttatttctctTCGGAGGTAGAAAAATGAACTTCTCGAGTAGAAATGTTGCCAGGTGCGTTATTGCCGAATccagaagttttttttttttttttttttgggggtcacaAAA
The genomic region above belongs to Rhodamnia argentea isolate NSW1041297 chromosome 6, ASM2092103v1, whole genome shotgun sequence and contains:
- the LOC115734426 gene encoding LOW QUALITY PROTEIN: cytochrome P450 94C1-like (The sequence of the model RefSeq protein was modified relative to this genomic sequence to represent the inferred CDS: deleted 2 bases in 1 codon): MHSTVCFCFFTFAIILALLSLSLYSLRSLQAPLCNCDVCASYLSSRWSSQFDNLCDWYTHLLQNSPTGTIHVHVLRNTITANPGNVEHILRARFDNYPKGKPFNAILGDLLGRGIFNADGESWLFQRKMARLELGSVSVRSYAFDIVRGEIETRLVPLLTSRMDCGAVDLQDVFRRFSFDSICKFSFGVDPGCLQLSLPISSFALAFDLASRLSAERAAHVSHVVWKAKRLLNVGSERRLRDAVKLVNALAEEVIRERRRLGSFATRNDLLSRFMGTVDDDVYLRDIVISFLLAGRDTVASALTGFFWLLSRNPEVERLIREESELVMDGSTGDVLASYEQMQRMHYLHAAVHESMRLFPPVQFDSKFASADDVLPDGTVVGGGTRVTYHPYAMGRMERIWGPDCLKFQPERWLQDGVFRPESLYKYPVFQAGPRACLGKEMAVVEMKSVALALVRRFDVRVVGTAQGARFSPGLTATMNGGLPVIVRERGASSRPPL